In Deinococcus ficus, a single genomic region encodes these proteins:
- a CDS encoding MFS transporter, translating to MTAGARGQRSLVWTLALLNTVAYGALYYAQPLLAVTFERTHGWTRTQTSLAFTLALLVTAFAAPVVGRRLDLRGGRGPLSLGAGLGAAALFTLAWSSSVITFTLAWLLAGLAMALTFYEATFTVLGQQVWGSARTQATLTITLLAGLASTIFVPLTTALLEGPGLRPTLLLLGSLMGGCAALLWRYVPPRAPQGSAYPLSPFTADGTFRVLTLVFTLTRIVMVGVGMQLVPLLLWAGYPPAVAAGYAGLLGLSSLPGRALCVPLLAWLGTRAVSLWVVGLLALGTALLLVSRGPGVVAAALTVLGMTNGALTLIRAELLVRHYPPEVFGTVNGRLSRVVNLAQAATPLAAGWVFMAAGANYVPSLAVMTGLGAWAFLTLWSGLRRTH from the coding sequence ATGACGGCAGGTGCGCGGGGCCAGCGTTCCCTGGTGTGGACGCTGGCCCTGCTCAACACCGTGGCCTACGGCGCCCTGTACTACGCCCAGCCGCTCCTGGCCGTCACGTTTGAACGCACGCACGGCTGGACGCGCACACAGACGTCCCTGGCCTTCACGCTGGCCCTGCTCGTGACCGCCTTCGCGGCGCCGGTCGTCGGCCGTCGGCTGGACCTCCGGGGTGGCCGGGGTCCGCTGTCACTCGGGGCGGGGCTGGGTGCGGCGGCCCTGTTCACGCTGGCCTGGTCAAGCAGCGTGATCACCTTCACCCTGGCGTGGCTGCTGGCCGGCCTGGCCATGGCCCTCACCTTCTACGAGGCGACCTTCACCGTGCTGGGGCAGCAGGTGTGGGGCTCCGCCCGCACGCAGGCCACCTTGACCATCACGCTGCTGGCCGGTCTGGCGAGCACGATTTTCGTGCCGCTGACAACCGCGCTCCTGGAGGGCCCCGGACTGAGGCCCACCCTGCTCCTGCTGGGCAGCCTGATGGGAGGCTGCGCCGCGCTCCTGTGGCGTTATGTGCCGCCGCGCGCACCGCAGGGGTCGGCGTACCCGCTGAGTCCCTTCACGGCAGACGGCACCTTTCGTGTCCTGACCCTGGTGTTCACGCTCACGCGCATCGTGATGGTGGGTGTGGGGATGCAACTGGTGCCGCTGCTGCTGTGGGCCGGGTACCCTCCGGCCGTGGCCGCCGGCTACGCCGGCCTGCTGGGGCTCAGTTCGTTGCCGGGGCGGGCGCTGTGCGTGCCCCTGCTCGCCTGGCTCGGGACGCGGGCGGTCTCGTTGTGGGTGGTGGGGCTGCTCGCGCTGGGCACCGCCCTGCTGCTGGTCTCGCGCGGCCCGGGGGTGGTGGCCGCGGCCCTCACCGTGCTGGGCATGACCAACGGCGCGCTGACGCTGATTCGGGCAGAACTGCTGGTGCGGCATTACCCTCCTGAGGTGTTCGGCACGGTGAACGGGCGGTTGTCCCGCGTGGTGAATCTCGCTCAGGCCGCGACACCGCTGGCGGCCGGGTGGGTGTTCATGGCCGCCGGGGCCAACTACGTCCCTTCCCTCGCCGTGATGACGGGGCTGGGCGCCTGGGCATTTCTGACGTTGTGGTCCGGATTGCGTCGGACACATTGA
- the arsN2 gene encoding arsenic resistance N-acetyltransferase ArsN2: MTTLSTHLAEPRDLPAMQAFLQALHLPTAGLHAASRSGYLLVRDAGILIGLAGLEVHGSVGLLRSVAVDPRYRSRGLAAQLVTQAIGYARQFHLTDLYLLTTTAQSYFPRFGFVAVPRSAAPAALHASEELQGACPASAILMHLSLETPMTQTAQPELHRTGPFLAALRDLPALPLEFRLDGEPLVPAGYHVTEVKAVSIESMDCGGRANAWRETVIQLMDGTAAEAERGFMTTQKFLGIYDRVAARVPVHAGAEVRVEYGNVRTPALQFHVNAVNVQAERVIVDLRRPGVMCKASGASSSAGECCGPSEPRGVALGVLPASAEPLPLA, translated from the coding sequence ATGACGACCCTCTCCACCCACCTGGCCGAGCCCCGCGATCTTCCGGCCATGCAGGCCTTCCTGCAGGCCCTGCACCTGCCCACCGCAGGACTGCACGCCGCATCCCGCAGCGGTTACCTGCTCGTCAGGGACGCCGGCATCCTGATCGGCCTCGCGGGGCTGGAAGTGCACGGGAGCGTGGGCCTGCTGCGCTCGGTGGCCGTCGATCCCCGCTACCGGTCCCGTGGCCTCGCCGCGCAACTCGTCACGCAGGCCATCGGGTATGCGCGGCAGTTTCACCTCACCGACCTCTACCTGCTGACCACCACCGCGCAGTCCTACTTTCCGCGTTTCGGATTCGTCGCCGTACCCCGCTCGGCCGCCCCGGCCGCCCTGCACGCTTCCGAAGAACTGCAGGGTGCCTGTCCTGCTTCGGCCATCCTGATGCACCTGTCCCTGGAGACTCCCATGACCCAGACGGCCCAGCCTGAGCTTCACCGCACCGGACCCTTTCTTGCCGCCCTCCGGGACCTGCCCGCCCTGCCCCTGGAGTTTCGTCTGGACGGGGAGCCGCTCGTCCCGGCCGGGTACCACGTGACCGAGGTCAAGGCCGTGAGCATCGAGTCCATGGACTGCGGCGGGCGAGCGAACGCCTGGCGTGAAACGGTCATTCAATTGATGGACGGCACAGCGGCCGAGGCCGAGCGCGGCTTCATGACCACGCAGAAGTTCCTGGGCATCTACGACCGCGTGGCGGCCCGCGTGCCCGTTCACGCCGGCGCGGAGGTGCGCGTCGAGTACGGCAACGTGCGCACCCCTGCCCTTCAGTTTCACGTGAACGCCGTGAACGTGCAGGCGGAGCGCGTGATCGTCGATCTGCGTCGCCCCGGGGTGATGTGCAAGGCCTCAGGCGCCTCCAGCAGCGCCGGCGAGTGCTGCGGCCCCAGTGAACCCAGGGGCGTTGCCCTGGGGGTGCTCCCAGCGTCGGCCGAACCTCTACCGCTCGCCTGA
- a CDS encoding MarR family winged helix-turn-helix transcriptional regulator, with the protein MNVAQDNEIGAPLQTGDLLRTITRLFTELQTLSFACCDVQSATQCTILTTLSREGDQTLTALTRRLNLDKAWLSRTTDQMAEDGLLVKAPHPNDRRALLLHLTDAGTQAAHALDTQLNAQAQRVLDRLPARDRAQTVRLLEHLRAALDAELQTETCCTPAPSAPQ; encoded by the coding sequence ATGAACGTTGCTCAAGACAACGAAATCGGCGCGCCGCTTCAGACCGGCGATCTGCTGCGGACCATCACCCGCCTGTTCACCGAACTCCAGACGCTCAGCTTCGCCTGCTGTGACGTCCAGTCCGCCACGCAGTGCACCATCCTCACCACCCTCTCCCGCGAAGGCGACCAGACCCTCACCGCGCTGACCCGCCGCCTGAACCTCGACAAGGCCTGGCTCAGCCGCACCACCGACCAGATGGCCGAGGACGGCCTGCTCGTCAAGGCGCCTCACCCCAACGATCGGCGCGCGCTGCTGCTGCACCTCACCGACGCCGGCACCCAGGCCGCCCACGCCCTCGACACCCAGCTCAACGCCCAGGCGCAGCGCGTTCTGGACCGCCTGCCCGCCAGGGACCGCGCCCAGACCGTCCGGCTGCTCGAACACCTGCGCGCCGCGCTGGACGCCGAACTGCAGACCGAGACGTGCTGCACCCCCGCCCCGAGCGCCCCGCAGTAA
- a CDS encoding arsenate reductase ArsC gives MPAPHPTRVLILCTHNSARSQMAEALLRDAARRLDLKLDVHSAGTEATQVKDGARTVIAELGLNLDHHTSKTLWDVPDAQNFDYVITVCDSAAEACPVYPGRTERRHYPFLDPSGGSLDRWRQVRDQLRGQFDAFALALKEGRPVPPTYEDSPAVTAQ, from the coding sequence ATGCCTGCCCCTCATCCGACCCGGGTCCTGATCCTGTGCACGCACAACAGCGCCCGATCCCAGATGGCCGAAGCCCTTCTCCGCGACGCCGCCCGGCGGCTCGACCTCAAACTCGACGTCCACTCCGCCGGCACCGAAGCCACCCAGGTCAAGGACGGTGCCAGAACCGTCATCGCCGAACTGGGCCTGAACCTCGACCACCACACCAGCAAGACCCTTTGGGACGTCCCGGACGCCCAGAACTTCGACTACGTCATCACCGTCTGCGACAGCGCCGCCGAAGCCTGCCCGGTCTACCCCGGCAGGACGGAACGGCGACACTACCCGTTCCTGGATCCCTCGGGCGGCAGCCTCGACCGCTGGCGCCAGGTCCGTGACCAGCTGCGCGGACAGTTCGACGCCTTCGCGCTGGCCCTCAAAGAAGGCCGCCCCGTGCCCCCCACCTACGAAGACAGCCCCGCGGTCACGGCCCAGTAA
- a CDS encoding ArsR/SmtB family transcription factor, whose amino-acid sequence MDLETSAAIFKALGDPQRLRVLHLLAHPPVNACAAPGSVCACDITTHLGLSQPTVSHHMRLLVQAGLVNATRRGKWTVYTLHAPVFEAAEAVLSTLRITASPAPDHRPAVAPAP is encoded by the coding sequence ATGGACCTCGAGACCAGCGCCGCCATCTTCAAGGCCCTGGGAGACCCCCAGCGCCTGCGGGTGCTGCACCTCCTCGCCCACCCGCCCGTGAATGCCTGCGCGGCGCCCGGCAGCGTCTGCGCCTGCGACATCACCACCCACCTGGGCCTGTCCCAGCCCACGGTCAGCCATCACATGCGCCTGCTCGTCCAGGCGGGTCTGGTCAATGCCACGCGACGCGGGAAATGGACGGTCTACACCCTCCACGCCCCTGTGTTTGAGGCGGCTGAGGCTGTCCTGAGCACCCTCCGGATCACCGCTTCACCGGCACCCGATCACCGGCCTGCAGTCGCGCCCGCCCCGTGA